A region from the Lentimicrobiaceae bacterium genome encodes:
- a CDS encoding sigma-70 family RNA polymerase sigma factor, which translates to MNQDNKLVEGCKSGDPNAQIEVYRKYYRPIFNTCLRIICNHADAEDLMQNSFIDAFGKIKTYKGHGNFEGWLKKIAVNNCLDFLNKKKQIEKPTETLPDIPEPNGNQEDEFIEFQVEMIKNAMTKLHIDYRIVLSLYLFEGYDHEEIGQILKINQQNVRTRISRAKHSLLGIIKMQMTGTKSTVNLERN; encoded by the coding sequence ATGAATCAGGACAACAAGCTTGTTGAAGGCTGCAAAAGCGGTGACCCAAATGCGCAGATTGAAGTCTACCGGAAATATTACCGGCCGATATTTAATACTTGCCTGCGTATCATCTGCAATCATGCTGATGCTGAGGATCTCATGCAAAACTCGTTTATTGATGCATTTGGAAAAATAAAAACTTACAAAGGCCATGGCAACTTTGAAGGTTGGTTAAAAAAAATTGCAGTGAATAATTGTCTTGACTTTCTAAACAAAAAAAAACAGATTGAAAAACCAACTGAAACATTGCCTGATATTCCTGAGCCGAACGGCAATCAGGAAGATGAATTCATTGAATTTCAGGTTGAAATGATTAAAAATGCAATGACAAAGCTGCACATCGATTATAGAATTGTGCTCTCTTTATATCTTTTCGAAGGATATGACCATGAAGAAATCGGGCAAATTCTGAAGATTAATCAGCAAAATGTGCGAACAAGAATTTCCAGAGCCAAACATTCGCTGCTTGGTATTATCAAAATGCAAATGACAGGGACAAAGAGCACCGTTAACTTGGAAAGGAATTAA
- a CDS encoding DMT family transporter, which produces MKNNVLKYYSYAVLSMLFWGLTFVWFKIAVAYYEPITIIFIRLVLSSAILLMFAWITGKYEKIERADLKWFYLLAFTQPFFYFLGESFGLKYVSSTISSAIIATIPLFSPLAAVWFTREKTNVYTWAGIIVSFAGILLMLVNRDLSLNAEPKGIALLFMAVLSAVIYSVIVKKLTHKYSALTIISRQNLIGALYFLPLFIFFDFDSFISVKPDTSLILAMLQLAVFGSCLAYLFFIIAVAQLGMVKANIFTNLIPVFTAVFAYFVLAEVFNVQKVTGIILVVMGIVVSQTKEILQLLNREHNKRKSVLKNH; this is translated from the coding sequence TTGAAAAATAACGTACTTAAATACTACTCTTATGCTGTGCTTTCCATGCTGTTTTGGGGCCTGACATTTGTATGGTTTAAAATAGCTGTAGCTTATTATGAGCCTATTACTATTATTTTTATCAGACTCGTACTCTCATCTGCCATTTTGTTAATGTTTGCATGGATCACCGGAAAGTATGAAAAAATTGAGCGAGCCGACCTGAAGTGGTTTTATTTACTGGCGTTTACTCAACCATTTTTTTATTTTCTGGGCGAGAGTTTTGGGCTTAAATATGTTTCATCAACCATTTCTTCAGCCATCATAGCCACCATACCATTATTCAGTCCCCTGGCAGCTGTTTGGTTTACCCGCGAAAAAACCAATGTTTACACCTGGGCAGGAATTATTGTTTCATTTGCAGGTATATTACTCATGCTTGTTAATCGTGATTTAAGCCTGAATGCTGAACCTAAAGGAATAGCCCTTTTGTTTATGGCAGTTTTGTCAGCAGTCATTTATTCGGTAATAGTTAAGAAACTTACCCATAAATACAGTGCATTGACCATCATTTCAAGGCAAAATCTGATTGGAGCTCTTTATTTTCTTCCATTATTTATATTTTTTGACTTCGATTCCTTTATTTCTGTAAAACCTGATACAAGTTTGATACTTGCCATGCTGCAATTAGCAGTTTTTGGTTCTTGCCTGGCTTATCTCTTTTTTATTATTGCTGTAGCTCAGCTGGGCATGGTAAAAGCCAATATTTTTACGAACCTTATTCCCGTTTTTACGGCGGTTTTTGCCTATTTTGTTTTGGCTGAAGTATTTAATGTTCAAAAGGTTACAGGTATTATTCTGGTAGTGATGGGAATTGTAGTTTCACAAACAAAGGAGATTCTGCAATTGTTGAATCGCGAGCATAATAAGCGAAAATCTGTCCTCAAAAATCATTGA
- a CDS encoding saccharopine dehydrogenase NADP-binding domain-containing protein has translation MKILILGAGLVGAPMAIDLAKDGEFEVTSADINEEALQRLKDVKGIQTIQADLDNESVLKSLVLQHDMVLNAVPGFMGFRTVERIIECGKNVVDIAFFPEDMFDLDEKARKMGVTVISDIGVAPGMSNVLIGYGASQLDTLEKGITYVGGLPVVRTWPFEYKAVFSPIDVIEEYTRPARYIDNGRLVVKEALSDAELIDFPGIGTLEAFNSDGLRTLASTIKGDYLIEKTLRYKGHIEKMAVLRDTGFFQKEPVMINGAMVSPLEFTSKLLFPKWKLEEGEEDITIMRVITEGMKDGVRQRYTWDLFDRYDRETGIHSMARTTGYTATMTLRLLANGLYNVKGVSAPEFLGRNPEIVSFLLEGLRRRGVIYKEQHVMLK, from the coding sequence ATGAAAATTCTCATTCTGGGAGCCGGGCTGGTTGGCGCTCCAATGGCTATTGACCTTGCAAAAGATGGTGAGTTTGAAGTTACATCAGCTGATATCAATGAAGAGGCTCTTCAGCGGCTTAAGGATGTAAAAGGTATTCAAACAATTCAGGCCGATCTGGATAATGAAAGTGTACTTAAGTCTTTGGTTTTGCAGCATGATATGGTGCTTAATGCTGTTCCCGGTTTTATGGGGTTCCGTACTGTTGAGCGCATTATCGAATGCGGGAAAAATGTAGTTGATATTGCATTTTTTCCGGAGGATATGTTTGACCTTGATGAAAAAGCGCGTAAGATGGGTGTAACTGTAATTTCAGATATTGGTGTTGCTCCGGGAATGAGTAATGTGCTGATTGGGTATGGGGCTTCTCAACTTGATACACTAGAAAAAGGAATAACCTATGTTGGTGGATTGCCGGTTGTAAGGACATGGCCTTTTGAATATAAGGCAGTTTTTTCGCCCATTGATGTGATTGAAGAGTACACACGGCCAGCCAGATATATTGATAATGGCCGATTGGTGGTAAAAGAGGCCCTTTCAGATGCGGAATTGATTGATTTCCCTGGTATTGGCACTCTTGAAGCTTTTAACAGCGATGGATTGAGAACACTGGCTTCTACGATTAAGGGTGATTATTTGATTGAAAAAACGCTTAGATACAAAGGTCATATTGAAAAAATGGCTGTTTTGCGCGATACCGGATTTTTTCAAAAAGAGCCGGTTATGATTAACGGAGCCATGGTAAGTCCACTTGAGTTTACTTCTAAATTGTTGTTTCCCAAATGGAAGCTCGAAGAAGGGGAGGAGGATATTACTATCATGCGTGTAATTACCGAAGGCATGAAAGATGGTGTAAGACAACGATATACGTGGGATTTATTTGATCGCTATGATAGAGAAACAGGCATTCATTCAATGGCCAGAACTACTGGTTATACCGCTACAATGACTTTAAGGCTTTTGGCCAATGGCTTATACAATGTTAAAGGAGTTTCAGCTCCTGAATTTCTGGGTCGCAATCCGGAAATTGTCAGTTTTTTACTCGAAGGCCTTCGCCGCAGGGGAGTTATTTACAAAGAGCAACATGTTATGCTGAAATAA
- a CDS encoding DEAD/DEAH box helicase: protein MPFTSLGLSPALSEALLAQNYTQPYPIQKEVIPAVMDKKDVLGIAQTGSGKTAGYVLPILMNLMSQPLSVNRHAHILVVVPTRELAIQVRDVFQIFSKVLPQKVKTLAVYGGVSANPQMMALQGVHILIATPGRLLELIDLNAVHLSSVETLVLDEADKLLNPAFREEMTRIFSLLPKKRQNLLFSATLSEDVSNIKQILLRNPVVIKIEPEGENIDLITQTAYLVSEEKKGPLLRYLIYKSNYQQILVFTSSVYMAESVVDKLRKHGILSTAIHSKKSQEARTNALEKFKSGKIQVLVATDLISRGIDIKFLPFVINYELPRSPKDYIHRIGRTGRAESPGEAISFISPADEHHFRIIQKKMGKWVTMVDSRNIDFRGY from the coding sequence ATGCCATTTACGTCGCTTGGCTTATCTCCCGCATTATCAGAAGCCTTACTTGCACAAAATTACACGCAGCCTTATCCTATACAAAAAGAGGTTATACCTGCTGTTATGGACAAAAAAGACGTACTTGGAATTGCACAAACCGGTTCGGGCAAGACAGCAGGTTATGTTTTGCCAATTCTGATGAATTTGATGTCCCAACCTCTTTCAGTAAACAGACATGCTCATATTCTGGTGGTGGTTCCAACAAGGGAATTGGCCATTCAGGTGAGAGATGTTTTTCAGATTTTTAGCAAAGTATTGCCCCAAAAGGTTAAAACATTGGCTGTGTATGGAGGCGTTTCAGCTAACCCGCAAATGATGGCCTTGCAGGGAGTTCATATTTTGATTGCCACACCCGGCAGGCTGCTGGAACTGATAGATTTGAATGCTGTTCATCTTTCATCTGTTGAAACGCTGGTACTTGATGAAGCTGACAAACTTCTCAACCCTGCATTCCGCGAGGAAATGACACGGATATTTTCTCTTTTGCCCAAAAAACGTCAAAACTTATTATTCTCCGCCACATTAAGTGAAGATGTCAGCAATATCAAACAAATATTATTACGCAACCCGGTAGTGATAAAAATTGAACCCGAAGGCGAAAATATTGACCTGATAACGCAAACCGCCTATCTGGTTTCTGAAGAAAAAAAAGGGCCATTACTCCGGTATCTCATTTACAAAAGCAATTATCAGCAAATCCTGGTTTTCACATCATCTGTTTACATGGCCGAAAGTGTTGTTGATAAACTTCGAAAACACGGGATATTATCTACAGCCATTCACAGCAAAAAAAGTCAGGAAGCCCGGACAAATGCGTTGGAGAAATTCAAATCGGGCAAAATCCAGGTTTTAGTCGCTACCGATTTGATATCAAGAGGGATTGATATTAAATTCCTGCCATTTGTCATTAATTATGAGTTACCCCGTTCGCCCAAAGATTACATTCACCGCATAGGAAGAACCGGCCGCGCTGAATCACCCGGAGAAGCGATCTCTTTTATTTCACCTGCCGATGAGCATCATTTCAGGATCATTCAAAAAAAAATGGGCAAGTGGGTGACAATGGTTGATAGTCGAAACATTGATTTCAGAGGTTATTAA